In the genome of Microplitis demolitor isolate Queensland-Clemson2020A chromosome 5, iyMicDemo2.1a, whole genome shotgun sequence, the window ACTTTTAACAGATCAAGTTTCTAACGCTTTTATATCAATTATGTCTGGAAAACGAGAAAACGTTGATTTTGCTTTGGATTTCTTCATCAATAACATTGAGAAAATCagaaaatagtaattaacattttaatcattacttaatttaaaaaatccatacAGGGATTCAGCATAGATTTTTAACGAATTTTCATAACATGTTTTTGGATGAAAATCCCTAAAGAAATCAAGCATAGTTTTTTGGcaatatgttttcttgaaagGATTTCTGTATAGCTTCATATGAAAATCCGTATTATGCTAACAATCTATCTATGATTTTTCATGACaatgaaaatgttaattttgagCTAATATGTTACTTTGCATTTAAGAGCAGTATAGTTAACACACTAAGAAGTGTTAATTTTTCCATAAGTGTCCATGTTTCTTGTCAGTTAACTACAATGTTCTACTTAATATTAGCTTTTTCTAAACTTTGCTTACGTTTTGAACCAATAACATTCACTGCCAACTTGATATTGACTTCCTGCACAAATTGATAGATACTTGCCATTGTTAACTGCCTTCTTCTTATATTATATGCGTCCAACAGCTACGAGCTCTTGACAAAGTGATCCCTTGCTTATTTTGCTTACATGCTTTTCATTGATATCTACCACTATAAATTCATGATTAAGTCTTTGTCAACTTCTCCCTCGTAATACCCACAAGGAAAAAGATATATCCGGGAATATATGCTAGCAAAGGAGCACACATAtgataatactaaaaatatacgcCGGATATATACTATTTACATATTACAAAAGCCAGCGAAGTTCTCTAGGGTACAAATTTCTTATACAGGAATTTAGTTACCTACACGGTAAGAAATACATGGCGTTCAACACCATGCTGGTATGATCTCAAGACAGATACTAAAATCATATGTACAATATTCTAAGACAGTATTGTAACTACTCCCAGAAGTAAGACCTTATTTACTATACTGTATAGCACTGGAGCTATTGTATTGCTCACACGTATGCATAGCAGGCACCACGAAACAGAATGGCCGTGAGACCCATACTACAATGCCGAGGGCACAAAGTTACTAGTTTTTCTCGCCATAATTTTTGGCGTGTCAATCAATATATACTATCGGATTTCCGCCAAAACGATATAGATGGCGTTTGACAAGGTTTATCTGCCAGAAGCATTGTGAATACTGCAACGCAGTATGAGCCTGACGGCCATAGGACATTGCGGCGTCTGCGACAATTATCGCCAATGTTACTATTCCTACAATGGTAAAATCACATATGCATACAATTTTACACCTATAAAAATCTTCGATACCATACAGTATAGCGTCCACGCCCATATTGGCATAGTGATATCCGCAAAATATTCCTTACCGTGTGATTTCTGTAAAAGATTTCTACATACGAAAACAAATCCCAATAGTTTATTCATGAACTCcgataaatatcttttttttcctgTATGCATTTCCATAAAACCCTACATGGATTTTTTTCGgtagagtaaatttaaatcaagttttttaaaatttgttgaaactTATTTTTCCGTTCAATCtttcaatatcaattaaatttattgaattaagatactaatttattttacagtcATGATGTAAGAGACATGTCAAATCAAATTGAATGGATAGCGGAAAAATTTAGTGAAAGTATAAAAAACCCAGATCAATATAATAAAGTATgtacaatttatattataaaatttaaaaaaaaactgtatgataataatattttgataaaaatttttgtagtttCTAGAGTTTGTTACAAGTCAAGAGGACCAAGGAAAAATGTCATCGACGAATACTTTATTGAAACAAGCTAGAAATACTATGGCATcaagtgaaaaaatatcatcaatatttCATGCACTAATAGATTCAAAGCCTTCACTTTTTAATCTTATACATGGGCCAttgtattcaaataataagtgattaaaaataatatctatgCAACAGATTTATGTCAACAAATACAAccgttatatttattatgaagcAACTGTACCCttttaataaagtattttCTTCGATTTTCTGTagatttaaaactaaaaattagttcatttgcaaagcttttgaattacaaagaaaaaataatgttattttcaaatttttctttactagacataatttgaaattttcgaaaaaaaattggaaatttattataaatatgatactTAAAAGTATAGTGaaccattaatttaaaaaggcTTTTTATACTTATAGCCATGTTAGATGGAAATTCGATAATCCGTTAGACTTGTAGTCAAAATTCTCATCAGATAATAGTAAAATAGATTCAAGAAGATAAACTTTACTAAGAAAAATTGCAGTGACATAATTACAACGTTTAGAagattgaatgaaaataattaaacattttttattaaaaaataaaggtgTTCTGAttgcattattttaaataaattagtgtgACCTCTCAAcataactgaaaaatatttcgggtcatgaataaaaaacattagCTATAAAAAACGTTTAAGGGCATTCCCAGATAATgtccccactttttaaaaatatgcaataatttttaactgtcaTAACCGTActcaaattttgttaataaattaaaaaaaaaattaaaacttcaattaaaaaaaggatAACGTAGTAGTAATTTCGTcgagatatagaattttttaaaaattacttacagatgttatcaattaggagttaaactAATTTGAGGAATAGACTgaaagcaaaaattttgaaaatttggatAACAAAATTGATACGAAGATTTCACTGAAATTTATGCAATAACTTCGTTTAACTCtcaatttatatcaattgtaactacttttttttttaaatctataccTCGGCGAAATTACTACTACGTCGTCCCTTTTTCAgttaaggttttaatttttttttattcaattgataaaattttgatatgacAATTTAAAGtcgttgaaaatatttaaaaagtagagGGCACTATATGACAATggccttaataaattatgtttattaatacacatcattaaaatcaaaagtcattccattattttttagaatgatTTAATATCTTGTTCATTATAATCACAttcagaaattaattttaacaaatatctCAAGGTTTTTTTGCAGCTATAAAAGACCGATATAAACAATCATTGCTACTAGTATGCTACCGCCTGCGGACGGTAGCTGCATAGAAATTTGTGATTGTGATTAAcgtacatttattaaaatgattaaacagTTAATTATCTGTTCAGCTGTACTGCTATATTTAGTGACAGCGATACCACTCGCTGAAGAACCTAGTGACAATActaaaataactaataataatgaagaatcAAAATTTCGTTTACCTCGTACAACAGCACCGCGTATGTATACGATTGAATTCGATCCAGATATTATTGGTGAAGATTTTACATTTAGTGGTAAAGGAACATTTACGTTCGAAGTTCTTGAGTCTACCTCATCTGTAACTGTACATAAATCACAACGGATTGAAATAGACAACAGTTTTACAGAACTTCTTGATAGGAAAGGAACTTCTCAGAAGCCTAAGAATCAAGAATGGAATcaagaaaatcaattttatactatggagtttgaaaataaattagagcCAGGAACTTACACTTTGAAAATGAAATGGAATGGACAGGATTCTTGGAACTTGCCAGGATTTACGCGTGATGATTACTATCCAGATGAATCTGAAGTGAAGTAAATAGTTCAATAAGTATTTTCACACAATTCAAGTGTACAGACGTTGAAAATGctctattttcatttttttacaaatttatattgtgcaaattaaataagtattgttatatatttccAGACACCTCGTTATTATGATTTCCAAGCCACTTGGAGCTCGTAGTATATTTCCTTGTTGGGACGAACCAGCATATAAGGCATTTTTCAATATGTCAGTCAAACATCCTCCAACTTATACTGCATTATCTAATACGCctgaaaaaagtaatgaaacaTTACCAGATGGTAATATCATGACCCATTTTGAAATAACTCCGAAAATGTCTACATTTGCTACTTGCGTAGCTGTCACTGACGATTATCGATTACTAAAAAGCTCTAAAggaaaaatatctttttatacatttgaaaaaaatttggactCATTAAAATTTCCACTTGAGATAAGTGAAAAACTTCTCAAAGAAATGGAATCTCTTACTAATATATCCTACACATTGCCTAAATTAGATCAAATTATCATTCCTTTCGCAGCTAGAGAAAATGCAATGGATAATTGGGGAGTTGTCGGTTATCAGTACGTATACTTCGACTTTccgttgttataaattttatttgaatagaaaaattttgcttaATGAACTgaatactgataattttacTAGGCTCGACGATGTAGCATTCAAGAATACTACTTTCATCCCAAACGTTGAAGATCTTGatactattttattagaaCTATCTAACCGAATAGCATACCAATGGTTTGGAAATCTCGTAACTCCGGCTTGGTGGAATGAAGCTTGGTTAAGTGATTCATTTGCTACGTactatacatttaaaattcttgaaGAAGTAATTTAGCACTATTATTGTGAAGCTGcagtatttattgttttatggaagctacaattatatttatttctattttagaCGGATCCGTACCGACCACTGATGGATTGGTTAGTAATTGAATACATAGATGAATATTCTTTCGATGCAGAAGAAACTTTTGATGAAGCATTACCCATCAAATGGATGCCACTTAATAGAACAggcattaaaaatatgatgagCCCTATTACGCAATTCAAAGGTCCTGGTGTTCTACATATGCTTGATCATATTCTCGGTGAAGACGTGTTCCGCGATGGAGTTCAAAGATTTTTGAAGGCGCAGTaagttgatttattaaaaagtggtTAATAGATTATTAGTAATACAATATAAACAGATTTTACCTTTTTTAGTCAATTCGATACTGTTGTTACTGACGATCTCTGGAAAGCTTTTCAAGAAGTTTATGATGAAAACTATGGGTCAGAAAAACCATTAAATATCAAAGAGACTATGGACCCCTGGATCGAGCAAACTGGAACTCCAATTATAACTGTTACTAGGGATTATGAAACTGGTGAAACAAATATAACGCAAAAAAATGCTCGTTATGCGAATGCAGATAACAAATGGAGAATTCCTATTAATTATGCAACTAAATCAAATCCGGATTTTTCGCGAACTGTTCCGACTATGTGGATGGAACCAGATGAAGAAATAAAGACAATACCTAACATCGACAAGGATGATTGGATTATCCTTAATATTCAGCAAAGAGGTAAGCTTATCGTTAAAATGATTGCTTTTAAAAGTACAATGAACATTTTTATATCACCTGCAATAAAATcgtaagtttaaatttctcaTTAGCCAGTCGATAGAAGTTTCAGTGCAGATAACCATAAACAATATAATGTGTAGTATAGAATGAAACACGATTTTTGACTTGTATGATGACAGTTCTTGCCTTGGGTTCGA includes:
- the LOC106693176 gene encoding aminopeptidase N, giving the protein MIKQLIICSAVLLYLVTAIPLAEEPSDNTKITNNNEESKFRLPRTTAPRMYTIEFDPDIIGEDFTFSGKGTFTFEVLESTSSVTVHKSQRIEIDNSFTELLDRKGTSQKPKNQEWNQENQFYTMEFENKLEPGTYTLKMKWNGQDSWNLPGFTRDDYYPDESEVKHLVIMISKPLGARSIFPCWDEPAYKAFFNMSVKHPPTYTALSNTPEKSNETLPDGNIMTHFEITPKMSTFATCVAVTDDYRLLKSSKGKISFYTFEKNLDSLKFPLEISEKLLKEMESLTNISYTLPKLDQIIIPFAARENAMDNWGVVGYQLDDVAFKNTTFIPNVEDLDTILLELSNRIAYQWFGNLVTPAWWNEAWLSDSFATYYTFKILEETDPYRPLMDWLVIEYIDEYSFDAEETFDEALPIKWMPLNRTGIKNMMSPITQFKGPGVLHMLDHILGEDVFRDGVQRFLKAHQFDTVVTDDLWKAFQEVYDENYGSEKPLNIKETMDPWIEQTGTPIITVTRDYETGETNITQKNARYANADNKWRIPINYATKSNPDFSRTVPTMWMEPDEEIKTIPNIDKDDWIILNIQQRGFYQVNYDKENWRRLAEYLFKDREKIHPVNRAQLIHDVYRMYLDDSSYMDVLFNVSFYLTEETDHLPWVPASKIITDIHEKLRNTDVEIYFQMYILFITHDITDHIGYGIDEGETPSTVRVRNMLSPLLCEYSHADCQAFAERQFNSYMANPSELAFPDSNWDWILCNGLREADDSVWDKFMSDQLPMPESIRKKKYTFIRCAESKETRDKYIAEAMSTNSKATVDQINRMFSAFLESTRDDVDYAIQYFTEHFDEIAKYFEKGDDFDLSDLFNNNIMAIKTQDQYDKMTAFFEPRKNTLKKVLYERVPALQRALEESSSNIEEMKEVSARFRQIMNYNFDLE